The Vallitalea okinawensis genome contains the following window.
TTAGCGGATTTACTTACAAACTTAGAACACAATTCAGCTTTATTGCCGATGATAGTACTCTTAGTTGTATCATTAATAGCATCGCTGGTCAGGGTATCAGTATTACAGGTTATTTACAAACAAAACTTCTAAAAGATAGATATCATAATAATCACAACATTGTCCGACTTGTAGTTGGTAGTCCTGAGGCAGAAGATATTAGTGATTTACTTGGCGTAAGAGATGTACTTGAGTCTTTCAATATTAACTTTAAAGAAAAATCTGTTATTCAAGTATTTCAAATTATATCTGGCATTCCAGGGATCATTGCTACTTTATATGGGGCATTATGGTGTAAAGTAATCGTTGATGCATTCTATATTGGGGAAGATAATCGATTCTTTATCGATGTATCCGATGTTTGCAAAGCTTTTGAAATATTAAATGAAACGCCTATCAAGCAATGTCCTGAGAAATGTTCAAATTGTCAAGAACAATCCATGAAACGTGATTTTGATTGACATATGAAAACCCCCATCATTTGATGGGGGTTAATTTATTCAACTCAGTTATCTATTATAGGGATTTATGGTCAATATAATTTCTTCTAATCTTTTTATCAAGACCTCTGATTCCTTAGCATAGACCAATCTAAAATAAAGACTTCTTAAGAAATTCTTTCTATTGGTACGTATATTATAGCGCTCTAGAAAATTCTCTGGTAGCTTCATGGTTTCAAAACTATTGATCCAGTCCTGCAATTCATTTTCTTCAATCGTATTTCTATTAATAATATTCATAACGATTGTGGTGAAGCGTTCGTCTTCATCTTGACAATATGCGATATCATTGTTACAGACTAAATTTTGTACCAATGATAATGTTTGTCTTTGCATTTCTACATTTACTGCAGAGCATTCTACCAATTCAGCAAATGTTAACGCCCAATGACCAATAGCATCTGCCCAGCCCTTTACCTCAACATATTCTCGTTTATCCTTTTCATTTTCTACGTATTTAACTAGCTGCTTAAAGACTTCTTTAACTTGAGGCTCACTAAGTAATTTTTCATCGTTTTCATTGTGAAATTCTATGATACCTGCAATAATTAGCACCGTAAAGGCTCGATTAAAGACGCCATCACCTTCAGCGTTGCCTAAATCGTAGAAAAGGTGCTTTTCACTCAAACATAGATTAAGCAGTTCTTTTAATTGTAAATGACTTAAATCACCACTATCGATAATCGTCCATAAACACTCTAATATAAGATGATCTCTTAATTCAGGATCTGTAGAACCGATATGCAGCATCATCTCAATTGTCAACTCATAAGGGTCATCCCCGCTTAATAAAGCCCATTCGTTCTCTTTCATCTGTTGTAACTTTTCTTTTAATTGCTTTTCGTTCATTGCTCTTCCCCCTTGTCAAACTTAATACACATATTTCCATTATACTAAAAGAACTCTGACATATACTTGTCAGAGTTCTTCTATAGAATCTGTTAATATTTAGTTAGGGTTACTGCTATATCTTACTAAATAAAACCTTAGAATATACTGCTAAAAATTTCTTTAACGTTAACACATAAGCCCTCAAATTCAAAAGATTTAGCTATTTGTTCTTTGTTGTAGATCTCTAAGTTTTCTATCTCAAAGTTATTGAATATATAAACAATAATCTTTTCTTGCTTAGGATCCACAATCCAATATTCTTTAACCCCTGATGTCATGTAGGTACTTAACTTATCTACCATGTCTTTACTTCTTGTACTTTGTGATAAAATTTCTAAGACAAGTGTAGGAGTACCTATATAGCGGTCTTTTTCATTAACATTGCCTTCCAAATCACAAGCCACAAGTAAATCTGGCTGCATAACATCGGGATCCTTTATGTCTTTCTTTCTAAAATGCACATCAAAAGGTGCAATGAACGGTCTACATTTCTTCCCCTTAAATCTTTCTAAAAATATGACATACAGTCTCCCAAGAATATCTTGATGGGATACATTAGGTGAGTCAAGCAAATAAATCTCTCCGTTAATAAATTCCATTCGAGTCGAACTTTTTTCATTAATAATCATAAACTCTTCATAAGATACTTTTTTTCCGCCATACCGATAATCTAAAGCACTCTCTCTTACAGTAAAATAACGTTCAACATCCGTAACATAAGGTGTCAGCCTGGCAACCTTTTTACCATTCTTCGTAATGACAACATCTTCATCATTCATCACAGCATTCAGGTATTTACCAAAATTATTTTTAACCTCCGTAGCTGTAGTTAGCATAGAGATCCACCTCCTATTCTCTATTATAAACTTCTGCCCTATAATAGTCAATATTCTTAACTAAACACAGTATGGATTTTAGCTAATTTATATAAATAATTAGCTATTATTTGTTGCATAGAGTACAATAACTACTTAAGTTGAACTCGTAACTGTCTTAATCCCTTCTACATTAATCAGTTACTTTTTAAAAAGGCCCATTATTCAAACCAGTACATCGTTTTTTATATCAAGCACTATCTATTGTCTTCAATGTTAATAGATGAAAGGTAACTACACTACCAATTATGATCAATAGAACTTTAAGTATAAGAGGCTCTACCGTACCTATCGAAATCCCTAATGATAGCCATAGAACTGTTATAGCTACTATCTTTGTCTTTTTCTTTATAGCTCTATATTGGGTGTAATTCACAATATATTCACCCAATATTTTATGATGAATGAGCCAATGATGCATTTTTTTTGAGCTTCTTGCCAAACAATAGGCAGCAAGCAATAAAAATGGTGTTGTAGGTAAGAGAGGTAAAAAGACACCCAATATACCTAAGATCAAAGCAACAAGTCCAACAATGAAGAAAACCATTCTTTTCACACTTACCATTCCTCCATCTATATTAAAATAAAGCACTAAGCTAGGTCCATTATAGACCTAGCTAATAAAAAAAATTAACATCAAGTTTTAGAATAATTTTCATATGCTCTCATACACATATCCTTCAATTCTTCTTTAAGACTTTTAGGTTGTAGAATTTTTACACGACCACTTTCAAAAAAGGCCAGCTCAAGTATATCTTCTTTATATGGTGTATTAAACTTTATGCACATTCTTGAATCATTGCTTAAAATCTCTGTATCCATAAACATCTCATCACTTTGCATTGTTTGAAATAAACCTTTATCAATTTCAAGCTCAATACCACAGATTTGCCTTTCATCATAACGATGCTCAATGAATTCTTTATATAAACACTCATCATGCAAGATATCAGTCTTTTCAATATGATGTATACGGTCTAATCGGAAACATCTTTTTGCTTGACGCAAATGGCAATAAGCTTGTAAGTACCAACCTCCACCATCAAATTCTAAAGTATAAGGTGTAATTCTTCTGCTGATCACTTCTTCTCTTTTAGGTATATAATATGACACATTTATATCATTATTTCCCAGGAAACTTTGAATAATGGTATACATGATCGTATTTTCATAGCTATTTGGTGTCAGTCGATTAATATGAAAAATAATTCGGTCTAAGAGCTTTAAATATTCTTCCTTGTCATCATCTAAAATATTAAGTAACTTATACTTAAGGGATTCATAGTCCTGTTTCATATTCGGTACTTTTATGATTTCTCCCATTTTTAAGCAGATAAGTAGATACAATAATTCATTATTATTGAATGTAACACTTGGCAAAAAATAATTGTCATTAATCTGATAGCCTCCACCATTACCTTCTAAAGCAATTATAGGTACATTCAGTTGACTTAGTGCATCGATATCTCGATAAATAGTTCGATGGCTTACCTCAAATAAATCTGCTAAATCTCTAGCTGTAAGCTTATCATGTTCTTTTAAGGCATAGATAATACCTATTAGTCGCTCCATTTTTTTCACAACGTATCCTCCATTAATTCTAACCTAATATACTAGTAAACGATGGGCAATTACTTAATCATAGAGTGTACTAGATTATTAAGCTGTACCTTGGTTTACTAACTTTTCTGTGTAGCGATATCGGATGAAGAAAGTTAATCCACCTATAGCTCTCAATCCTACTACAACCAACAATGCGATAAATACGTTACTTTGATTTAAAATAAAATATCCTACAAATGGTGAGATAAACAAGCTGATGTTAATAAAAGTATTATATAATCCTACATAAAGAATCCTGTCTTCATTAGGTGTCACTTCTAAAAGTAGATTAAGTAATACTGTTACCGTCCCACTTGTGAAGATACCCGAAACTGTGGATAGAACAAGCATAACAGGTAAGTTAGGTGATATTGCCACACATAAAGCATTTAAGGACATGCCAAGAGTGGCCATAAATGCTACTCGGTTATTCCCATAACGTGCAATCCATTTATTCCATAGGCGATAGGTAAAAAGACTTACTATAGAACTTGCACTAAAGAAAAATGCCAGCCAAAGCTCGTCAGCACCTAGTTCTTGAACTTGTTTTATACTGAATAATGGCCATCCCATTTGCCACCCAAAATGAAAGATCAATGAGCAAAGAACAAAAATCCAATAGGCCTTATTTTCTTTTATTTTAAAAATCTTTTTATATGCTTTTATAGATATAGCTTTCTTTTCTTCTTGGCGTTCCATGGTTTTCAACTTCATAAAATTATAAACTTCATATACTCCAACCAAAAATGCAAGCACAAAAAATGCTTGATAAGTCCATAATTCCTGTTCTTGGTTCTTTGGTAAATATGTAAGAATTACTCCTGTTAGAAAAACAACAATAATCTGAATAAACATGGCGTAACTTCGGCTTATTGTTATGGCATGTGTTCTTTTTTGTGGTGTAAAAGCATCAGCTATAAAACTCTGATTACCTGCTACAGATAGTGATTCTGGGAAATGACGAATACCAACGAGTGCTGCAAAGAGTAGAGGTCGTATGTATGTAGGTACAAAAGGAACTACAGCAAAAAACAAAAGAGCTATTCGACTTACTAATGTAAAAATAGCTGTTGCTCTCTGCTTATTACTGGAACCATTCAGAATTAAACTCCCTGGTATAATAGTGAAGATTGCTACTAATCCCGGTAAAGAGTTTAGTAAGGATATATGAAATTCTCCACCACCTAAGGCTTTCAGATAGGTTACCATAAAGGGCTTAAATAGGTTCATCATAATAGTAAAAGCTACTATGTTATAGATGTAATAATGAAGATTTTCATCTTGGTACTTCAATGTTTTGGTATCCATTTTCAGTCCCCCCTCAAATAATCACATTTGTTTATTCTTAACAGTCTAACCCAAACCATTCATCCCGTCAATGGTAAAAACAATATAGAAAAAAAATTATTTTTTCACTGAAAAAGGAGAAGTTACTTTTAACAAGCTCTCCTCCTCAACAACTACAGATTTATACCTTCCATTAATTCAATTTCAATACCATTGGTGTCTTTTATAAAGACAAATTTTTCCCCTGAAGGTAATTCTATAGGTCCCATTTCAATAGAAATGTTCTGTTGCTCTAATACTTCCAATGTCTTTTCCAAGTCATCTATGCTAAATAGTAATGATACGTTGGACTCTTGATGAACAGGTCTTTGTACATCTTCAACGATTTCAATAATACCGCCCTCTTTATCTTTCAAAAACAGTATAGTCACACCCTGTCGAGGTGAGAATCGCTTGACTAAACTTAGTCCTATAAACCCCTCATAAAACTTTAAAGTTTTTTCTAAATTGTGAGTATGAATTGTCGGACATGTAAATACCATGAATACCATCTCCTTTTTAAGGTAAGTTTTTTCCTCTTGAAGTAATGAATAACTCATACCATTCATCTCGGCTTAACTGTACATTGATAGCATCTTTACAAGCCCTAATTCTATCTGGATTCTTACTACCTATAATAGGACTGATATTTCCAGGATGCCTCATAAGCCAAGCTAAAACAATAGCTTCAGGGGTTATTCCTTTATCTGATGCAATTTGATTAACTAATTCTTTGGTTTTAAATACAGGTTCAGGTGTTCCTTCTTCTAATATTCGTCCTGTATAAATACCTTGAGCTAGAGCTCCCCAAGCTTGTATTTCAATATTATTACCCATTGCATATTCAATTGTACCAATCGGGAAATCTGTCATTGGATAATCGCTATGATTAAAGGTTACTGTTGCATCTATCCAATCTAATTTAGAAAGACTCATTTCCAATTGATTAGCCACTAAAGGTCGCTCAATATACATCTCAATGAGTTTCATCTGATGATAACTCATATTGGATACACCTATTTGACGGACCATTTCACTACTGAACAGGTTATCAATAGCTTTTTTTAGTTCTTTACCGTCCATTAAAGGATCTGGTCGATGTAGAATCAAACAATCAAGATAGGTTGTCTGTAGACGATTGAGACTTCCGGTAACCTCATCCATGATATGTTCATAAGAAAAATTATATTGACCTTTTCTTTGCTCCGTAGCTAGTTGTATACCTACCTTTGATTGTATATAAAGTTCTTCTCTTTTATTTTGATGTCGTTTTAAATAGTGACCAAAAACTTCTTCTGATTTACCTAGTTGATAGATATTAGCATGATCAAAACGGTAAATCCCAATTAGAAGAGCGGCTTCAATGGCTTCCTCTGCATCTTTAATGTGCTTCTCTTCAATAGGATTACGATTCCAACCTCCACCTAAACCCATCGCACCATAAATTAATCTATTCGTTTTACTTATTTTACTCATCTTCATGCCTCCTTGCTTAACTTATTATACCATGAAGAAAACTAAAAAACATACTAAAAACTCCCACGTAATGGGAGTTATCAATTCTTATTGCCAACTGAATACTTTAGATAAAAAACCTTTTAGCTCTTTAGTCTTTGGATTATTGATGATGGATACGTCTCCATGCTCAACTATCTTACCATCTTGTAGAAATAAAATATAATCTGCTACTTCTTTAGCAAATCCTATTTCATGGGTTACAATCATAAAATCTTTCTTTTCCTCTTTCAACTTTAGAATAGTCTCCAATACTTCGTATGTTAGAATAGGATCCAATGCACTCGTAGGCTCATCAAAAAGAAGCATATCCGGGTTAATAGCTAGTGAGCGAACGATAGATACTCTCTGAGACTGTCCTCCACTTAACTGATGAGGCTTTTTTCGTAGATGTTCTGCTAAGCCAAATTTGTTTAATAAACCCATGGCCCTTTCACGTGCTTCTTGATTACTCACTCCATGAACTTTTTCCAGTACTATCGTAATGTTGTCTAACACGGATAGATGTAAAAATAGATTATGGGTCTGAAACACAAATCCAGTCTTCTTATGCAACTTCTCGACTTCCTTCTTCACATTTATATCGTTTACTAGGATATCACCAGATGTTATAGGCTCAATTCCAGCAATCATTCTAAGAAGGGTGGACTTCCCTCCACCACTTGGTCCGATGATTCCCAAAACATGCACGTTTTCTAAGTTGAGACTCACCTGATCCACTACCGCTTTATTATCAAATTTTTTCGTTACATTTGTTAATGAGAGTTTCATTCAACCACCTTCAATCTTTTTTCAAGATATTTTATTAATGCTGATAGTGGTACTGTTATAATTAAATAACCCATAGCTAGTACAATATAACCTTCTATATAAGCAAATGTATTAGCATTAACACCCATCATGGTATTAAAGAATTCATCTACTGCCATATAAGATAGTAAGGCTGTACTCTTTATAAGTAAAGCTAATTGCCCTGTCAAAGGTGGCAATATATTACGAAATACTTGGGGTAAGATAATATAACGGTAAGTCTGATATTTTGTAAACCCAAACACTTTTGCAGCCTGCCATTGCCCTTTTGGTATACTTTCTATACCACCACGATAAATCTCAGAGATATAGGATGAGTTATAGCAGGTCAATATAATAATAGCCGCTATAATCTTATTATCAATTCCAAAAGCACTTGCTACAAAATAGTACAGGATAACAACTAATACTAGTAAAGGGGAACCGAACATCACTTCAGTAAATACCCTAGCTATATAGCGAAAAGTATAAAAGGAAGATTGCTTCATAAAGTAAAGTATGAGACCGAAAATAAGACTGAAAAACAATGCTGCTATACTTAAAAAAACTGTTAATATGAAACCTTCAATAATTACAGAACCATAGGCATTCATACTTGACCAGTCATAATTATGTGGAATCATATAATCTACAAAAAGAATAAATCCTACTAAAAAAAGAATGGTTAAAAAGATTCCCAGCAATTTACGAGCATTCATTTCGTCACCTCCTAGAATGAAGTAATCGTAATTTTTTGTCACATTTAAGTTGAACTACTTCAGCCTTGATTATTGTGGCATATCATAGAAAAGGGATCTGTAAGATGAAAAACATCTTATAGATCTCCTTCGTTATACTTAAAAGAAAAAGTCAATACCGTACTGCTCAAACTCTTTCTGCTTCTCTATTAAATGATCTTCTCTGATTTGATCATAAGTACCATCGGTTTTTGCTTCTTTTAAGAAGGCGTCAATCTCAGCTTTCAAACCTTCTTCACCTTTTCTCATGGCTACGCCCCAACCCTTGGTATTAGGTAATGGCTCTAAAATTGCCTTTGTCTGATCAGGGTAGTTTTCATGATGACGAATAATTGATAAAGGATCATAAATAAAAACATCAGCTGTTCCTTGTGCCACCTCTAATACTGCTGTTG
Protein-coding sequences here:
- a CDS encoding DUF2785 domain-containing protein, with product MNEKQLKEKLQQMKENEWALLSGDDPYELTIEMMLHIGSTDPELRDHLILECLWTIIDSGDLSHLQLKELLNLCLSEKHLFYDLGNAEGDGVFNRAFTVLIIAGIIEFHNENDEKLLSEPQVKEVFKQLVKYVENEKDKREYVEVKGWADAIGHWALTFAELVECSAVNVEMQRQTLSLVQNLVCNNDIAYCQDEDERFTTIVMNIINRNTIEENELQDWINSFETMKLPENFLERYNIRTNRKNFLRSLYFRLVYAKESEVLIKRLEEIILTINPYNR
- a CDS encoding type II toxin-antitoxin system prevent-host-death family antitoxin, producing the protein MLTTATEVKNNFGKYLNAVMNDEDVVITKNGKKVARLTPYVTDVERYFTVRESALDYRYGGKKVSYEEFMIINEKSSTRMEFINGEIYLLDSPNVSHQDILGRLYVIFLERFKGKKCRPFIAPFDVHFRKKDIKDPDVMQPDLLVACDLEGNVNEKDRYIGTPTLVLEILSQSTRSKDMVDKLSTYMTSGVKEYWIVDPKQEKIIVYIFNNFEIENLEIYNKEQIAKSFEFEGLCVNVKEIFSSIF
- a CDS encoding YbaN family protein, translating into MVFFIVGLVALILGILGVFLPLLPTTPFLLLAAYCLARSSKKMHHWLIHHKILGEYIVNYTQYRAIKKKTKIVAITVLWLSLGISIGTVEPLILKVLLIIIGSVVTFHLLTLKTIDSA
- a CDS encoding helix-turn-helix transcriptional regulator — translated: MERLIGIIYALKEHDKLTARDLADLFEVSHRTIYRDIDALSQLNVPIIALEGNGGGYQINDNYFLPSVTFNNNELLYLLICLKMGEIIKVPNMKQDYESLKYKLLNILDDDKEEYLKLLDRIIFHINRLTPNSYENTIMYTIIQSFLGNNDINVSYYIPKREEVISRRITPYTLEFDGGGWYLQAYCHLRQAKRCFRLDRIHHIEKTDILHDECLYKEFIEHRYDERQICGIELEIDKGLFQTMQSDEMFMDTEILSNDSRMCIKFNTPYKEDILELAFFESGRVKILQPKSLKEELKDMCMRAYENYSKT
- a CDS encoding MFS transporter, which translates into the protein MDTKTLKYQDENLHYYIYNIVAFTIMMNLFKPFMVTYLKALGGGEFHISLLNSLPGLVAIFTIIPGSLILNGSSNKQRATAIFTLVSRIALLFFAVVPFVPTYIRPLLFAALVGIRHFPESLSVAGNQSFIADAFTPQKRTHAITISRSYAMFIQIIVVFLTGVILTYLPKNQEQELWTYQAFFVLAFLVGVYEVYNFMKLKTMERQEEKKAISIKAYKKIFKIKENKAYWIFVLCSLIFHFGWQMGWPLFSIKQVQELGADELWLAFFFSASSIVSLFTYRLWNKWIARYGNNRVAFMATLGMSLNALCVAISPNLPVMLVLSTVSGIFTSGTVTVLLNLLLEVTPNEDRILYVGLYNTFINISLFISPFVGYFILNQSNVFIALLVVVGLRAIGGLTFFIRYRYTEKLVNQGTA
- a CDS encoding VOC family protein, yielding MVFTCPTIHTHNLEKTLKFYEGFIGLSLVKRFSPRQGVTILFLKDKEGGIIEIVEDVQRPVHQESNVSLLFSIDDLEKTLEVLEQQNISIEMGPIELPSGEKFVFIKDTNGIEIELMEGINL
- a CDS encoding aldo/keto reductase, whose translation is MSKISKTNRLIYGAMGLGGGWNRNPIEEKHIKDAEEAIEAALLIGIYRFDHANIYQLGKSEEVFGHYLKRHQNKREELYIQSKVGIQLATEQRKGQYNFSYEHIMDEVTGSLNRLQTTYLDCLILHRPDPLMDGKELKKAIDNLFSSEMVRQIGVSNMSYHQMKLIEMYIERPLVANQLEMSLSKLDWIDATVTFNHSDYPMTDFPIGTIEYAMGNNIEIQAWGALAQGIYTGRILEEGTPEPVFKTKELVNQIASDKGITPEAIVLAWLMRHPGNISPIIGSKNPDRIRACKDAINVQLSRDEWYELFITSRGKNLP
- a CDS encoding amino acid ABC transporter ATP-binding protein, translating into MKLSLTNVTKKFDNKAVVDQVSLNLENVHVLGIIGPSGGGKSTLLRMIAGIEPITSGDILVNDINVKKEVEKLHKKTGFVFQTHNLFLHLSVLDNITIVLEKVHGVSNQEARERAMGLLNKFGLAEHLRKKPHQLSGGQSQRVSIVRSLAINPDMLLFDEPTSALDPILTYEVLETILKLKEEKKDFMIVTHEIGFAKEVADYILFLQDGKIVEHGDVSIINNPKTKELKGFLSKVFSWQ
- a CDS encoding amino acid ABC transporter permease, giving the protein MNARKLLGIFLTILFLVGFILFVDYMIPHNYDWSSMNAYGSVIIEGFILTVFLSIAALFFSLIFGLILYFMKQSSFYTFRYIARVFTEVMFGSPLLVLVVILYYFVASAFGIDNKIIAAIIILTCYNSSYISEIYRGGIESIPKGQWQAAKVFGFTKYQTYRYIILPQVFRNILPPLTGQLALLIKSTALLSYMAVDEFFNTMMGVNANTFAYIEGYIVLAMGYLIITVPLSALIKYLEKRLKVVE